From Cellulophaga lytica DSM 7489, a single genomic window includes:
- a CDS encoding suppressor of fused domain protein, whose amino-acid sequence MTLEEYKKKYTEEDAVGWDCIDTVVEKIYPEQNPQHYAPQLPYALGGTEPIDGISVYNSNLQEPHLHYISYGFSELYYNEESVGEEYSKLGFELTFRLKKYSDEDNVNWACNLIQNLGKYVFSKEKWFEEYHLIPANGPIRSNYNTDITALAFVIDKELGILNTPHGEVQFLQMVGLTNTEYEELKQNPSTTKTKELLKQNNPLLITDLERK is encoded by the coding sequence ATGACCCTAGAAGAATACAAAAAGAAATATACAGAAGAAGATGCTGTTGGTTGGGACTGTATAGATACTGTGGTAGAAAAAATATACCCAGAGCAAAATCCGCAGCATTATGCCCCACAATTACCTTATGCATTGGGTGGCACAGAGCCTATAGATGGCATTAGCGTGTACAACAGTAACTTGCAAGAACCCCACTTGCATTACATTTCTTATGGATTTTCTGAGCTGTATTACAATGAAGAATCTGTAGGAGAAGAATATAGCAAACTTGGTTTTGAACTTACTTTTAGACTAAAAAAATATAGTGATGAAGATAATGTTAATTGGGCGTGTAATTTAATTCAGAATTTAGGAAAGTACGTTTTTAGCAAAGAAAAATGGTTTGAGGAATACCATCTTATACCTGCAAACGGACCAATAAGAAGTAATTACAATACAGATATTACTGCTCTGGCCTTTGTTATAGACAAAGAATTAGGTATATTAAACACTCCACACGGTGAGGTTCAGTTTTTACAAATGGTTGGCTTAACCAACACAGAATATGAGGAACTAAAACAAAATCCTAGTACCACAAAAACTAAAGAACTACTAAAACAAAACAACCCTTTGCTTATTACAGATTTAGAACGTAAGTAA
- a CDS encoding DUF5071 domain-containing protein, translating to MQPQLPKHKGDLEAIADLKNYSYEQVKPIVPELLTWLQDLNWPVAGPIALYLQSIAKHITDDIIAILRGQDEVWKYWLVLVFGTNATAPIDPKLLAEFKRIATQPTKAEIAEETQELALEVIKKTKT from the coding sequence TTGCAACCACAACTACCAAAACACAAAGGAGACCTAGAAGCTATAGCAGACTTAAAAAACTATAGTTATGAGCAAGTAAAACCAATAGTGCCAGAGTTATTAACTTGGTTACAAGATTTAAACTGGCCCGTTGCAGGTCCAATAGCGCTATATTTACAGTCTATAGCAAAACATATTACAGATGATATTATTGCCATTTTAAGGGGCCAAGATGAAGTTTGGAAATACTGGCTTGTGTTAGTTTTTGGCACAAATGCCACAGCACCAATAGATCCAAAATTACTGGCTGAATTTAAACGAATTGCTACACAACCTACTAAGGCAGAAATAGCTGAAGAAACACAAGAATTGGCTTTAGAGGTGATTAAAAAAACTAAAACCTAG
- the mutS gene encoding DNA mismatch repair protein MutS gives MQQYNAIKTKYPDAMLLFRVGDFYETFGDDAVKASKILGIICTHRNNGGEKTELAGFPHHSLNTYLPKLVKAGQRVAICDQLEDPKQTKKIVKRGVTELVTPGVALNDDILSAKTNNFLCAVHFGRKKIGVAFLDISTGEFLTSEGTEEQIDKLLQNFAPNEVLVSKTHKKDFLKAFGTEFHTFFIEDWIFQEDYAQETLTKHFNTATLKGFGVAHLEQGIMASGAVLHYLSETQHHKLQHINTLQRIAEEEYIWMDRFTIKNLELYHSYNPNAVTLLDVIDKTISPMGGRMLKRWLALPLKNVEKIKRRHQVIEYLQANDTILHKLQQSIKQMGDLERLISKVATAKISPKEVVQLKNSLEAILPVKQLTSSSKNDAVKLIGDQLHGCDMLRAKIKEMISEDAPVNMLKGETIANGYSAELDELRGLAFSGKDYLNKMLERETERTGITSLKIASNNVFGYYIEVRNTHKDKVPEEWIRKQTLVNAERYITEELKEYESKILGAEERIQVLEQELFSKLVVWMQEYIAPVQHNAQLIAQLDCLCGFTQLATDNKYTAPVINNSTDLEIVNGRHPVIEKQLPVGETYIANDVTLNREEQQIIMITGPNMSGKSAILRQTALIVLLAQMGSFVPAEAAKIGYVDKIFTRVGASDNISMGESTFMVEMNETASILNNLSERSLVLLDEIGRGTSTYDGISIAWAISEYLHQHPTQAKTLFATHYHELNEMTATFSRIKNYNVSVKELKDNVLFLRKLTPGGSEHSFGIHVAKMAGMPQQVISKANKILKKLEKSHSSEELTTKLTDAQNEMQLSFFNMDDPLLLELKEEIIDLDINTLTPVEALMKLNEIKRLLSAQKKDEV, from the coding sequence ATGCAGCAATACAACGCTATAAAAACAAAGTATCCAGATGCTATGTTGCTTTTTCGTGTTGGAGATTTTTATGAAACCTTTGGTGATGATGCCGTTAAAGCATCAAAAATATTAGGTATTATTTGTACACACCGTAACAATGGTGGCGAAAAAACAGAATTGGCTGGTTTTCCGCATCACTCCTTAAACACCTATTTGCCTAAATTGGTAAAAGCTGGCCAACGTGTTGCCATTTGTGACCAGTTAGAAGATCCTAAACAAACTAAAAAAATTGTAAAAAGAGGCGTTACAGAATTGGTAACTCCTGGGGTGGCTTTAAATGATGATATTTTATCTGCCAAAACCAACAACTTTTTATGTGCAGTACATTTTGGAAGAAAAAAAATAGGTGTAGCATTTTTAGATATTTCTACAGGAGAATTTTTAACATCAGAAGGTACAGAAGAACAAATTGATAAACTGTTACAAAACTTTGCACCAAATGAGGTCTTAGTTTCTAAAACACATAAAAAGGATTTTTTAAAAGCTTTTGGTACCGAGTTTCATACCTTTTTTATAGAAGATTGGATTTTTCAGGAAGATTATGCACAAGAAACACTAACCAAGCATTTTAACACTGCAACTTTAAAAGGTTTTGGCGTGGCACATTTAGAGCAAGGTATTATGGCATCTGGTGCTGTTTTACATTATTTATCTGAAACGCAACACCACAAACTACAGCACATAAATACGTTACAACGTATTGCCGAGGAAGAATACATTTGGATGGATAGGTTTACTATTAAAAACCTAGAGCTATATCACTCCTACAACCCAAATGCTGTTACCCTTTTAGATGTTATAGACAAAACCATATCACCTATGGGTGGGCGTATGCTAAAACGCTGGTTGGCGTTGCCTCTAAAAAATGTAGAAAAGATAAAAAGAAGGCATCAAGTTATAGAGTACCTACAAGCCAATGATACCATTTTGCATAAACTACAACAGTCTATAAAGCAAATGGGAGACTTAGAGCGTTTAATTTCTAAGGTAGCAACGGCTAAAATATCACCCAAAGAAGTAGTACAACTAAAAAATTCTTTAGAAGCAATACTACCAGTTAAGCAACTTACTAGTAGCAGCAAAAATGACGCTGTAAAACTTATAGGCGACCAGTTACACGGTTGTGATATGCTACGCGCTAAAATTAAAGAAATGATTAGTGAAGATGCACCTGTTAATATGCTTAAAGGTGAAACTATTGCTAATGGATATTCAGCAGAGTTAGATGAGCTACGCGGATTGGCATTTTCTGGTAAAGATTATTTAAATAAGATGCTAGAAAGAGAAACCGAGCGTACCGGTATCACCTCTTTAAAAATAGCTAGCAATAATGTATTTGGTTATTATATAGAAGTACGTAATACCCACAAAGACAAAGTACCAGAAGAATGGATACGCAAGCAAACCTTAGTAAATGCAGAACGCTACATTACTGAAGAATTAAAAGAATACGAGAGTAAAATATTAGGCGCAGAAGAACGTATACAAGTTTTAGAGCAAGAGCTATTTTCTAAACTTGTTGTTTGGATGCAAGAGTACATTGCACCTGTACAACACAATGCACAGTTAATTGCGCAACTAGATTGCCTTTGTGGTTTTACACAATTGGCTACAGACAATAAATACACCGCTCCTGTAATAAACAACTCTACAGACTTAGAAATTGTAAATGGTAGACACCCTGTTATAGAAAAACAATTACCAGTTGGCGAAACTTATATTGCCAATGATGTTACTTTAAATAGAGAAGAACAACAAATAATAATGATTACAGGGCCAAATATGAGTGGTAAGTCTGCCATATTACGCCAAACAGCCTTAATTGTATTATTAGCGCAAATGGGAAGTTTTGTACCAGCAGAAGCTGCTAAAATTGGTTACGTAGACAAAATATTTACCAGAGTTGGCGCCAGTGACAATATCTCTATGGGAGAATCTACGTTTATGGTAGAGATGAACGAGACTGCATCTATCCTTAACAACTTGTCTGAACGTAGTTTGGTATTGTTAGATGAAATTGGCCGTGGTACAAGTACATATGATGGTATTTCTATTGCCTGGGCAATATCAGAATACCTACACCAACACCCAACACAAGCAAAAACATTGTTTGCCACACACTACCATGAGTTAAATGAAATGACAGCTACGTTTAGCAGAATAAAAAATTACAACGTATCTGTAAAAGAATTAAAAGACAATGTCTTGTTTTTACGCAAACTTACTCCTGGTGGTAGTGAACATAGTTTTGGTATACACGTAGCAAAAATGGCTGGTATGCCACAGCAAGTAATTTCTAAAGCAAATAAAATACTTAAAAAATTAGAAAAATCTCACTCTAGTGAAGAGCTCACAACAAAGCTAACAGATGCACAAAATGAAATGCAACTAAGCTTTTTTAATATGGATGACCCTCTGCTCTTAGAGTTAAAAGAAGAAATAATAGACTTAGATATTAACACGCTAACACCGGTTGAAGCACTAATGAAGTTAAATGAGATAAAAAGATTGCTTTCTGCACAAAAAAAAGATGAAGTGTAA
- a CDS encoding RNA methyltransferase has product MRKLKNNELERLNIEEFKQAEKTPIVIVLDNIRSLNNIGSVFRTADAFLIEKIYLCGITAKPPHKDIQKTALGATDSVAWEYVNETLPLIEQLKSNSYETLAVEQAENATFLNDFKITQNQKYALIFGNEVKGVAQDVVTASDVVLEIPQYGTKHSLNISVSAGVVVWDLWSKLQDK; this is encoded by the coding sequence ATGAGAAAGTTAAAAAATAACGAATTAGAGCGATTAAATATTGAAGAGTTTAAACAAGCAGAAAAAACGCCTATTGTTATTGTTTTAGATAATATTAGAAGTTTAAACAACATTGGTTCTGTTTTTAGAACAGCTGATGCTTTTTTAATTGAAAAAATATACTTGTGCGGTATTACTGCTAAACCGCCACATAAAGACATACAAAAAACAGCATTAGGTGCTACAGATAGTGTAGCTTGGGAGTATGTAAATGAAACTTTGCCTTTAATAGAGCAGTTAAAAAGCAATAGCTATGAAACACTTGCTGTAGAACAAGCAGAAAATGCTACTTTTTTAAATGATTTTAAAATAACTCAAAACCAAAAGTATGCACTAATTTTTGGTAATGAGGTTAAGGGCGTGGCACAAGATGTAGTTACAGCTAGTGATGTGGTTTTAGAAATTCCGCAATACGGTACAAAACACTCTTTAAATATTTCTGTAAGTGCAGGTGTTGTGGTTTGGGATTTGTGGTCTAAACTACAAGACAAATAA
- the folK gene encoding 2-amino-4-hydroxy-6-hydroxymethyldihydropteridine diphosphokinase, with translation MKKNVTTAYLSIGSNLGDKIVNLQDAIFLLKEKAGEIVGISKVYKCQSWGFESADFLNACVSIKTTKDAFELLDIILKIENDLGRQRTDEAGYQARTIDIDIIYYGKEVINTDKLVVPHPNLQFRSFVLRPLADIGPQFYHPILNKDSRNLFQECKDKGAIERTERRLYPNRESLLAKAQFLAIEGNIGAGKTTLANKISEDYNAKLIVERFADNPFLPKFYEDQTRYAFPLEMSFLADRYQQYSDDTSQLDLFRSFMVSDYDIFKSLIFAKVTLHQDEFKLYRKLFDLMYKDVKKPDVFVYLYQNTERLIANIKKRGREYEQDIQTDYLEKINKGYLDFIKSYPQQNTFIIDVSDLDFVANDADYEHILHEIQGYILRNL, from the coding sequence ATGAAGAAGAACGTTACAACTGCATACCTATCTATAGGTAGTAATTTAGGTGATAAGATAGTTAACCTACAAGATGCCATTTTTCTATTAAAGGAAAAAGCTGGTGAAATAGTAGGCATATCTAAAGTATACAAATGCCAATCATGGGGTTTTGAGTCTGCGGACTTTTTAAACGCCTGCGTGTCTATAAAAACAACTAAAGATGCGTTTGAGCTTTTAGATATTATTTTAAAGATAGAAAATGACCTAGGTAGGCAACGTACAGATGAAGCCGGATACCAAGCCAGAACCATAGATATAGACATTATATACTACGGCAAAGAGGTAATTAACACAGATAAATTAGTGGTACCACACCCAAACTTGCAATTTAGAAGTTTTGTACTACGCCCACTTGCAGATATTGGTCCGCAATTTTACCACCCAATATTAAACAAAGATTCTAGAAACCTTTTTCAGGAATGTAAAGATAAAGGAGCTATAGAGCGCACAGAAAGAAGATTATACCCTAACAGAGAAAGTTTACTAGCAAAAGCACAGTTTTTAGCCATAGAAGGTAACATTGGCGCTGGTAAAACAACATTAGCTAATAAAATTTCTGAAGATTACAATGCTAAATTAATTGTAGAGCGCTTTGCAGATAACCCATTTTTACCCAAGTTTTATGAAGACCAAACAAGGTATGCTTTTCCGTTAGAAATGTCTTTTTTAGCAGACCGTTACCAGCAATATTCAGACGATACATCTCAGCTAGACTTATTTAGGTCTTTTATGGTTAGTGATTATGACATTTTTAAATCGCTCATATTTGCAAAAGTAACCTTACACCAAGACGAATTTAAGCTATACCGTAAGTTGTTTGATTTAATGTATAAAGATGTAAAAAAGCCCGATGTTTTTGTATACTTATACCAAAACACAGAGCGCTTAATTGCCAACATTAAAAAACGTGGTCGTGAATATGAACAGGATATACAGACAGATTATCTAGAAAAAATTAACAAAGGTTATTTAGATTTCATAAAAAGTTATCCGCAGCAAAATACCTTTATTATAGATGTTAGCGACCTTGACTTTGTAGCTAATGACGCTGATTACGAGCACATTTTACACGAAATACAAGGTTACATTTTACGTAATCTTTAA
- a CDS encoding queuosine precursor transporter, whose translation MNKTDKKLAFKIYLYLGALFITSLVVSNLIFQKFFIWQPFGDVTIFGATLFEISVGVLPYPVTFLLTDLISEIYGKKSANQIVVAGIFASFFSLLIVYLASASEATSWSPVSNTMFKDVFGNTILAVTASMLAYLFAQFIDIQVYHFWKKITKGKHLWLRNNFSTFFSQFVDTCTVLLLLCSFGEISWDKFTGLLISGFIFKIIIAFVDTPFLYLFVYIMRKRFNLKINQELTLES comes from the coding sequence ATGAATAAAACAGATAAAAAATTAGCCTTTAAAATATATTTATACTTAGGAGCACTTTTTATAACTTCCTTAGTGGTTTCTAATCTTATTTTTCAAAAATTTTTTATTTGGCAACCTTTTGGTGATGTTACTATTTTTGGAGCAACCTTGTTTGAGATTTCTGTGGGAGTACTTCCTTATCCGGTTACTTTTTTGTTAACCGATTTAATTTCTGAAATCTACGGTAAAAAAAGTGCTAACCAAATTGTTGTTGCTGGTATTTTTGCCTCGTTTTTTTCATTATTAATTGTGTATTTAGCATCTGCCTCAGAAGCTACTAGTTGGTCTCCTGTTAGCAATACTATGTTTAAGGATGTTTTTGGTAATACAATTTTGGCAGTTACAGCATCTATGTTGGCGTATTTATTTGCGCAATTTATAGATATACAGGTGTATCATTTCTGGAAAAAAATAACAAAAGGAAAGCATTTGTGGTTGCGTAACAATTTTTCTACTTTTTTCTCTCAGTTTGTAGATACCTGTACTGTTTTGCTGCTTTTGTGTTCTTTTGGAGAAATTAGTTGGGATAAATTTACAGGTTTGTTAATTAGCGGGTTTATTTTTAAGATAATTATAGCATTTGTAGACACCCCTTTCTTGTATTTATTCGTATATATAATGAGAAAAAGATTTAATTTAAAAATAAACCAAGAATTAACATTGGAGTCATAA
- a CDS encoding AsmA-like C-terminal region-containing protein, with protein MKKKILKIIGVVVLLIVVLLIAAPFFLQGKIEKIIKDKVNNNIEATLDFASADLSLFSSFPNAKVTINELVLTNNAPFKGDTLFASKEIALDMAITELFKDSSEAIGIKSLAVDGAALNIIVNKDSIANYDIAKKDTAEPVVSETEEEGSSFTLAMESYKITNSKIVYVDQTSGMALALTDLQHSGTGDLSLEKSELDTKTNALVSFGMGGTNYLNRNKVGLDALIGIDLKESKFSFLKNEALVNQLPLVFDGFVKINEDNQEVNINFKTLSSEFKNFLALVPEEYTKSIENVKTTGKFTVEGKLDGIVDETHIPKFSVKLNSDNASFKYPDLPKAVTNIFINAAIDNTTGLVEDTSVDIKKLAFAIDQDRFNLNSQITDLMGNTKVKAHLDGNINLANISQAYPVPADLNLKGILKADVSTAFDMASIEKEQYQNTTTSGTLDLKDFEYNSNELKNPVEITTTSLTFNPETVSLNDFQGKTGKTDFSAKGTITNLLGFMFKDEKVKGDFALNSNTFALNDFMVDEVEETEKSTEKTEEKQTVADEKLKIPSFLDATITANANTVLYDNLTLKDVKGTLKVKDETATLSNMTTSLFGGKMAFNGEVSTKNDAATFAMNLGMNQFNISQALKGLEMLEVLAPVAKIIRGNLNSDISIAGNLKDDFTPDLATISGKVLAELMQTELDGKQEKFVTALSDKLSFLKPEKLNLNGLKTALTFDNGKVAVKPFKLNYGDIVMNVAGSHTFDSKLAYNATVEVPAKYLGSDVTKLIAKIDDEKLEDLTIPVTANIGGNFTSPEVKTDLTSGVKNLTSQLIEIEKQKLIAKGKDKATSVISDLLNKNKSKTDSLTQDDAKTSVVKDVVGGLLGKKDTTAVKKDTATSTKQETQKEAVKEILGGLFGKKKKETEKDTTKQ; from the coding sequence ATGAAAAAGAAAATATTAAAAATTATAGGTGTTGTAGTATTGTTAATAGTAGTTTTATTAATTGCTGCACCTTTCTTTTTACAAGGCAAAATAGAAAAAATTATAAAGGACAAAGTAAACAATAATATAGAAGCTACATTAGACTTTGCTAGTGCAGACTTAAGTTTGTTTTCTAGTTTTCCTAATGCAAAGGTTACCATTAATGAGTTGGTGTTAACTAATAATGCGCCTTTTAAAGGAGATACGCTTTTTGCATCTAAAGAAATTGCTTTAGATATGGCAATAACAGAACTTTTTAAAGATTCTTCTGAGGCTATTGGTATAAAAAGTTTAGCGGTAGATGGTGCTGCTTTAAATATTATTGTAAATAAAGATAGCATTGCTAATTATGATATTGCAAAAAAAGATACAGCAGAGCCTGTAGTTTCAGAAACAGAAGAAGAGGGTAGTAGCTTTACTTTGGCAATGGAGTCTTATAAAATTACCAACTCTAAAATTGTATATGTAGACCAAACTTCTGGTATGGCTTTAGCTTTAACAGATTTGCAGCACTCCGGTACAGGAGATTTATCCTTGGAGAAGTCTGAGTTAGATACCAAAACAAATGCATTGGTGTCTTTTGGTATGGGCGGAACAAATTACTTAAACAGAAATAAGGTTGGTTTAGATGCATTAATAGGGATAGATTTAAAAGAAAGTAAATTTTCTTTTTTAAAAAATGAGGCACTAGTAAACCAGTTGCCTTTGGTTTTTGATGGTTTTGTTAAAATTAATGAAGATAACCAAGAGGTAAATATTAATTTTAAAACGCTATCTAGTGAGTTTAAAAACTTTTTGGCATTAGTGCCAGAAGAGTATACTAAAAGTATTGAAAACGTAAAAACTACCGGGAAATTTACCGTTGAAGGTAAGTTGGATGGTATTGTAGACGAAACACATATTCCTAAATTTTCTGTAAAGCTAAATTCTGATAATGCGTCATTTAAATATCCAGACTTACCAAAGGCTGTAACTAATATATTTATAAATGCAGCTATAGATAATACAACTGGTTTGGTAGAAGATACTTCTGTTGATATTAAAAAATTAGCTTTTGCAATAGATCAAGATAGGTTTAATCTTAATTCTCAGATTACAGATTTAATGGGTAATACTAAGGTAAAAGCGCATTTAGATGGTAATATAAACTTGGCTAACATATCACAAGCTTACCCTGTGCCTGCAGATTTAAATTTAAAAGGAATACTTAAAGCAGATGTTTCTACAGCTTTTGATATGGCTTCTATAGAAAAGGAACAATATCAAAACACAACTACAAGTGGTACTTTAGACTTAAAAGATTTTGAGTACAACTCTAACGAACTTAAAAACCCGGTAGAGATTACAACTACATCTTTAACTTTTAACCCAGAAACTGTTTCTTTAAATGATTTTCAGGGGAAAACAGGTAAGACCGATTTTTCAGCCAAGGGTACAATTACAAACTTATTAGGTTTTATGTTTAAGGATGAAAAGGTAAAAGGAGATTTTGCTTTAAATTCTAATACATTTGCTTTAAATGATTTTATGGTTGATGAGGTTGAGGAAACAGAAAAATCAACTGAAAAAACAGAAGAGAAACAAACTGTAGCTGATGAAAAATTAAAAATACCATCGTTTTTAGATGCTACAATTACTGCCAATGCAAATACAGTTTTGTATGATAATTTAACACTTAAAGATGTAAAAGGTACATTAAAAGTAAAAGATGAAACTGCCACGTTATCTAATATGACTACGTCTTTATTTGGCGGAAAAATGGCATTTAATGGAGAGGTTTCTACCAAAAATGATGCAGCAACTTTTGCGATGAATTTAGGAATGAATCAGTTTAACATAAGTCAGGCTCTAAAAGGTTTAGAAATGTTAGAGGTTTTAGCTCCTGTTGCAAAAATTATTAGAGGTAATTTAAATTCAGACATTTCTATAGCTGGTAATTTAAAAGATGATTTTACTCCAGATTTAGCTACAATTTCTGGTAAGGTGTTGGCAGAGTTAATGCAGACAGAGTTAGACGGTAAACAAGAAAAATTTGTAACTGCTTTAAGTGATAAATTAAGCTTTTTAAAACCTGAAAAATTAAACTTAAACGGACTAAAAACGGCTTTGACTTTTGATAATGGAAAGGTGGCAGTAAAGCCATTTAAGCTTAATTACGGAGATATTGTAATGAATGTTGCAGGTAGTCATACATTTGATAGTAAATTGGCATACAATGCAACTGTAGAGGTGCCTGCTAAATATTTGGGTAGTGATGTAACCAAGCTAATTGCAAAAATTGATGATGAAAAATTAGAAGACTTAACTATACCGGTTACAGCTAATATTGGTGGTAATTTTACAAGTCCTGAGGTGAAAACAGACTTAACTAGTGGTGTTAAAAACTTAACAAGTCAGTTAATAGAAATAGAAAAACAAAAATTAATTGCCAAAGGAAAAGATAAAGCAACTAGTGTTATTAGTGATTTGTTAAACAAAAATAAATCTAAAACAGACTCTTTAACTCAAGATGATGCTAAAACGTCGGTAGTAAAAGATGTTGTAGGTGGTTTATTAGGTAAAAAAGATACTACTGCAGTAAAAAAAGATACAGCAACTAGTACCAAACAAGAAACCCAAAAAGAAGCTGTAAAAGAAATTTTAGGCGGCTTGTTTGGTAAAAAGAAAAAGGAAACAGAAAAGGATACTACTAAGCAATAG
- a CDS encoding DUF2797 domain-containing protein has protein sequence MQYQGVLQKMQTENGNPIQYYLVFENDFLNVNQILNKSVEISFIKHQCLNCKLDKPIYRQGFCKSCFFEIPTAGDWIMRPELSKAHLDQEDRDLAYEKKVQLQPHIVYLANSSNVKVGVTRKAQVPTRWIDQGAHEAIEIVEVPNRYLAGITEVALKEHVADKTNWRKMLTNTVDDENLIEWRNKLKQYIPKEATQYFIEDNQETHLEFPVMQYPEKVKSLNLDKTPVYKGTLKGIKGQYLIFEDNTVFNIRSNEGYYVSLTIA, from the coding sequence ATGCAGTACCAAGGTGTTTTACAAAAAATGCAAACCGAGAACGGAAACCCTATACAATATTATTTAGTTTTTGAGAATGACTTTTTAAATGTAAATCAGATTTTAAACAAATCTGTAGAAATTTCTTTTATAAAACACCAATGTCTTAACTGTAAGTTAGACAAGCCCATATACAGACAAGGCTTTTGCAAATCGTGCTTTTTTGAGATCCCAACGGCTGGAGATTGGATTATGAGACCCGAGCTAAGCAAAGCTCATTTAGACCAAGAAGATCGTGATTTAGCTTATGAAAAAAAAGTTCAACTACAACCGCATATTGTTTATTTAGCAAACTCTAGCAATGTAAAAGTAGGTGTTACACGTAAAGCCCAAGTACCAACAAGGTGGATAGACCAAGGAGCTCATGAAGCTATAGAAATTGTAGAAGTACCAAACCGTTATTTAGCAGGCATAACCGAAGTTGCACTAAAAGAACACGTTGCAGACAAAACCAATTGGCGTAAAATGCTTACCAATACTGTAGATGACGAAAATTTAATTGAATGGCGTAACAAATTAAAACAATATATACCAAAAGAAGCTACACAGTATTTTATAGAGGACAACCAGGAAACTCATCTAGAATTTCCGGTAATGCAATATCCAGAAAAAGTAAAAAGTCTTAATCTGGATAAAACACCTGTATACAAAGGCACATTAAAAGGCATTAAAGGCCAGTACCTAATTTTTGAAGACAATACCGTTTTTAATATTAGAAGTAACGAAGGTTACTACGTAAGCTTAACTATTGCTTAG